One genomic region from Maniola hyperantus unplaced genomic scaffold, iAphHyp1.2, whole genome shotgun sequence encodes:
- the LOC138404625 gene encoding uncharacterized protein, translating to MQRALRLIERWCNENELTVNPKKTEMILFTNKRKIELTKPPTLFNTSLELSAEVKYLGVTLDSKLSWKRHTEDKTKKSLAILNQCKRMLGKKWGLKPKIMKWLYLSVVRCSLTYAALVWWPRTLLTTAQQELQKFQRQACLAITGCMSTTPTAALEVILGIPPLHIHIKEEATLAALRLKTSGHWKEQNTMHTKILGQNINKEPRLQWKCDRTEKQHILDKNYKINSEKNLDPKPAQDTIEVYTDGSKTKTGTGAGAYCQELNMRISHALGKDNSVFQAECVGIMTAAIAVANRQVTNFKININSDSQAALKALARFSTTSQLIQDCHKTLETLAMSNDITLRWVKGHDGDQGNEAADALARKATTLKVIGPEPIVPIPFSEYKTWLHELTLKEHSQLWANTTDCRQAKEAFPNIDKRQTNKLLRLDRGKLRKVVGLITGHSPLNKHLFVIGVTDSPLCRACMEVDETPTHVVLECTGVAEQRERHLGSPTSFHEALGNLGGLLGFWSELGWLE from the coding sequence ATGCAACGAGCTTTGCGCTTAATAGAAAGATGGTGCAATGAAAACGAACTTACAGTAAATCCGAAGAAAACAGAGATGATACTGTTTACcaacaaaaggaaaattgaaCTAACCAAACCACCAACTTTGTTTAACACAAGCCTTGAACTGTCCGCAGAGGTAAAATATCTCGGTGTGACACTGGACAGCAAACTCAGCTGGAAAAGGCATACAGAagataaaaccaaaaaatcactagcaatactaaaccaatgcaaacgcatgctagggaaaaaatggggactaaaaccaaagataatgaaatggttatacctatcggtagtaagatgttcactaacatatgctgcacttgtatggtggccaagaactctccttactaccgcccagcaagaactacagaaatttcaacgaCAAGCATGCCTCGCCATTACCGGCTGCATGAGTACCACACCAACAGCAGCGTTAGAAGTCATATTGGGCATTCCGCCCCTACACATACACATCaaagaagaagcaacactcgcagccctgagactgaaaacctcagggcattggaaagaacaaaacacaatgcacactaaaattctagggcaaaacataaacaaagaaccacgtttgcagtggaaatgcgacagaaccgaaaaacaacacatactagacaaaaactacaagataaactcagagaagaacttagatccgaagccagcacaagacacaatagaagtgtacaccgacggatccaaaacGAAAACGGGCACAGGAGCTGGAGCTTACTGCCAAGAACTAAACATGAGaataagtcacgcactcggtaaggacaactctgtcttccaagcagagtgtgtgggcattatgaccgcggctatagccgtggccaatcgacaggtaacaaactttaaaattaacattaactcagatagccaagctgctcttaaagccttggctagattctcgacgacctcacaactcatacaagactgccacaagactctggaaacactcgccatgtcaaacgacatcaccctaaggtgggtcaaaggacatgatggagaccagggaaacgaggcggccgacgcactagcacgaaaggctacgacattgaaggtgatcgggccagaacctattgttcccatacccttcagtgagtataaaacctggttgcatgaactaacactaaaagagcattcccaactatgggcaaacacaacagactgcaggcaagccaaagaggctttccccaacatagacaaacggcaaactaacaaactactccgcctggacagaggtaaacttaggaaggtggtgggactcataacagggcatagcccactaaacaaacaccttttcgttataggtgttaccgacagtcctttgtgcagggcttgcatggaggtcgacgaaacaccgacgcacgtggtcctagagtgcacgggcgtagcagaacaacgcgaacgccatttgggttccccgacctcattccatgaagccctcggcaacctgggcggtctactcggcttctggagtgagcttggatggctggagtga